A genomic window from Chitinophaga pollutisoli includes:
- a CDS encoding RagB/SusD family nutrient uptake outer membrane protein, translating into MKTLCRLALGWALLAAPGCKQYLDVTPENVGTIDYAFRNRNEAENYLFACYGTLQGMSNVIYDPGFTTSAEIVYPNDLSERPINDIGFQLIRGTTQNISNPVLNYWDGSNSGLNIFQAIRRCNIMLENIDKPIDLSKGEKARWIAEVKFLKGYYHYFLARMYGPVPIYKENQSITAPIEEIRVKRAPVDSVFAYAVQMMDEAMPELPVQISNSPQELGRITKLIAMSVKAEILATQASPLYNGNPDYANFKNKDGQALFSATADPAKWNRAAEACKAAIDEAATLNMKLYTFIQPANLPNINDSLRRVLTIQNAVTEKWDLNAEVIWALNGNFGYQSYCIPRLTALAVQNSTAAPSSFTVPLFTTDLFYSDNGVPIDEDKTWDYSGRFELQAGDNANRYYIKSGYTTVRNNFRREARYYANIGFDGGVWYGNGVTDPNNPLSIEAKGPTSKAGPKDRVRINMLAIWPKKLANYLTVFNEGVQQTAFRLPRFRLADLYLLYAECLNEAGGPSAEAYQYIDLVRERAGLKGVVESWAQASSQPNKPASKDGLREIIHRERRVELCFEGKAGWDLRRWKEMLTVLSAPVQGWSIFQSGNANFYTLQTLFIPEVSVRDYFWPLSDAAMANNPNLVQTLYW; encoded by the coding sequence ATGAAAACGCTCTGCCGCCTTGCGCTGGGATGGGCGCTGCTGGCCGCTCCCGGGTGCAAACAATACCTCGACGTAACGCCCGAGAACGTCGGCACCATCGATTACGCTTTTCGTAACAGAAACGAGGCGGAGAATTATCTTTTCGCCTGCTACGGTACCCTGCAGGGCATGAGCAACGTGATCTACGACCCTGGTTTCACAACTTCGGCGGAGATCGTTTATCCCAACGATTTGTCGGAACGCCCGATCAACGACATCGGGTTCCAGCTCATCCGCGGCACCACGCAAAATATCTCCAACCCGGTGCTGAATTACTGGGACGGGTCCAACAGCGGCCTGAATATCTTCCAGGCGATCCGCCGCTGCAATATTATGCTGGAAAACATCGACAAGCCCATCGATCTCTCGAAGGGCGAAAAGGCCCGCTGGATCGCGGAAGTAAAATTCCTGAAAGGATATTACCACTATTTCCTGGCGCGCATGTACGGTCCTGTCCCTATTTATAAGGAAAATCAGAGCATCACAGCCCCCATCGAGGAAATCAGGGTGAAAAGGGCGCCGGTGGATTCCGTATTTGCGTATGCCGTGCAAATGATGGACGAAGCCATGCCGGAATTGCCGGTGCAAATCAGCAATTCGCCCCAGGAACTGGGCCGGATCACCAAACTGATCGCCATGTCCGTAAAAGCGGAAATCCTCGCCACGCAAGCCAGCCCGCTCTACAACGGCAATCCTGATTACGCCAATTTCAAGAATAAGGACGGACAGGCGCTGTTTTCCGCTACTGCCGACCCGGCAAAATGGAACAGGGCAGCCGAAGCCTGCAAAGCGGCCATCGACGAAGCGGCTACGCTCAACATGAAACTGTATACCTTCATCCAGCCGGCGAACCTGCCCAATATCAACGATTCCCTGCGCAGGGTACTCACGATCCAGAATGCAGTAACGGAAAAATGGGACCTGAACGCGGAAGTGATCTGGGCGTTGAACGGCAACTTCGGTTATCAGTCGTATTGCATCCCCCGCCTCACAGCGCTGGCAGTACAAAATTCAACCGCGGCCCCGAGCAGTTTCACCGTGCCGCTGTTTACCACCGACCTTTTCTATTCCGACAACGGTGTTCCTATCGATGAAGACAAGACCTGGGATTACTCCGGCCGTTTCGAGCTGCAGGCCGGCGATAACGCGAACCGGTATTACATCAAATCGGGTTACACAACTGTCCGGAATAATTTCAGGCGGGAGGCGCGTTACTATGCGAACATCGGTTTTGACGGCGGCGTTTGGTATGGCAACGGTGTAACCGATCCCAACAATCCCTTGTCCATCGAGGCGAAAGGCCCTACTTCCAAAGCCGGTCCCAAAGACCGTGTACGGATCAATATGCTGGCTATCTGGCCGAAAAAACTGGCCAATTACCTGACTGTTTTCAATGAAGGAGTGCAACAAACGGCGTTCCGCCTGCCGCGCTTCCGCCTGGCGGACCTATACCTGCTGTATGCGGAATGCCTGAACGAAGCCGGCGGCCCTTCGGCGGAGGCTTACCAGTACATTGACCTGGTGCGCGAAAGAGCCGGGCTGAAAGGTGTCGTGGAATCCTGGGCGCAGGCCAGCAGCCAGCCGAACAAGCCAGCTTCCAAAGACGGCCTCCGGGAAATCATCCACCGCGAACGGCGCGTAGAGCTGTGTTTCGAGGGTAAAGCGGGCTGGGACCTGCGCCGGTGGAAGGAAATGCTCACGGTGCTGTCGGCCCCCGTGCAAGGCTGGAGCATTTTCCAGAGCGGCAACGCCAATTTCTACACGCTCCAAACACTGTTTATCCCGGAAGTAAGCGTGCGGGATTATTTCTGGCCACTGTCGGACGCAGCCATGGCCAATAACCCCAACCTGGTGCAAACGCTCTACTGGTAA
- a CDS encoding DUF4959 domain-containing protein, with translation MFKIQLQHILAIAAAGYLFSCTKAIDYNDPVSDDKTKPEAISNIKVSNFKGGSFITYSLPKTENLLYVKADYVINDVTGKKRQTKSSYYSDTIKVEGFAEKKEYEVTLTAVTRANVESDPVTVKVHPDTPVYKLVAKSLQISADFGGVNVQTSNVNKKPVGAIVLYKPDGAPDYAIYEQRFSDIEQVSFSSRGFDTLPKQFAVYITDQWGNNSDTVYKTINPLFEVQLDKNKFFGNTLPSDGKVGFGWVLERLWDGNHGSGWHTVQESMPLPIVATIGLGVSAKLSRFKLIGRSGYEFAHGNPKVFSIWGSNVAAPADAVLPVFAEEGAVIGDWVNLGNYTWPGPPSGANPTSPTAADRAVYNQGMEFNVPFSAPKTRFFRMAVSESWSGATMAHAMEVYIYGNTN, from the coding sequence ATGTTTAAAATACAATTACAGCATATACTAGCGATCGCGGCGGCAGGATACCTGTTTTCCTGCACCAAGGCGATAGACTACAACGATCCCGTGTCGGACGACAAAACCAAACCGGAAGCGATTTCCAACATCAAGGTGTCGAATTTCAAGGGCGGCTCCTTCATCACCTACAGCCTGCCCAAAACTGAAAACCTCCTGTATGTAAAGGCCGACTATGTCATCAATGATGTGACGGGTAAAAAAAGACAAACAAAATCCAGTTACTACAGCGACACCATCAAGGTGGAAGGTTTTGCGGAAAAGAAGGAATATGAAGTGACGCTGACTGCCGTTACGCGCGCCAATGTGGAATCGGATCCTGTGACCGTTAAAGTGCATCCCGATACGCCGGTTTACAAGCTGGTGGCCAAAAGCCTTCAGATCAGCGCTGATTTTGGCGGCGTTAATGTGCAAACAAGCAACGTCAACAAAAAGCCGGTAGGCGCGATCGTACTGTACAAACCCGACGGCGCTCCCGACTATGCTATTTACGAACAACGTTTCAGCGATATAGAACAGGTGAGTTTTTCTTCACGCGGTTTCGACACGCTACCCAAACAGTTCGCCGTATACATTACGGATCAGTGGGGGAATAATTCCGATACGGTTTACAAGACGATCAATCCCCTGTTTGAGGTGCAGCTGGATAAGAACAAGTTTTTCGGCAATACGCTGCCGAGCGACGGCAAGGTGGGTTTCGGCTGGGTGCTGGAAAGGCTGTGGGACGGCAACCATGGTTCCGGCTGGCACACCGTGCAGGAATCGATGCCTTTGCCTATTGTGGCCACCATCGGGCTGGGCGTGTCGGCTAAGCTTAGCCGGTTCAAACTTATCGGCAGGTCCGGATACGAATTCGCGCACGGGAACCCCAAAGTGTTTTCTATCTGGGGCTCCAACGTGGCGGCGCCCGCAGATGCCGTTTTGCCGGTGTTTGCGGAGGAAGGCGCGGTGATAGGCGATTGGGTGAACCTGGGGAATTACACCTGGCCCGGGCCTCCTTCGGGCGCCAATCCCACCTCGCCCACGGCGGCGGACCGCGCGGTTTATAACCAGGGTATGGAATTCAACGTTCCGTTTTCAGCACCTAAAACCCGGTTCTTCCGGATGGCAGTATCCGAATCCTGGTCAGGCGCCACCATGGCCCATGCAATGGAAGTTTACATTTATGGAAATACAAACTAA
- a CDS encoding DUF4998 domain-containing protein has translation MKRYITTIFAAAFLLAGCMKEASNFRELLNNREIIYPGPVNNIKFYQGNLRVKLQWNPSPDPSITNYILYWNNGNDSLLLPAGNSKTSDTVSAIVSGLLEYVQNFTLYTADAKGNRSIGQSVSGVRMYGPLYNSSLTNRLLKSEKPYESTGPDQYTLYFEATDTTLGTGTSLTYLDAGQQLQTVIVDARQSQAVIEHAPAGTKVAVRSSYIPVKNAIDTFRVTYSDTLTLN, from the coding sequence ATGAAACGATATATCACCACAATATTCGCCGCCGCCTTTTTGCTGGCCGGCTGCATGAAGGAAGCTTCCAACTTCCGGGAACTGCTGAATAACCGCGAAATCATTTACCCGGGCCCGGTTAACAATATAAAATTTTACCAAGGCAACCTGCGCGTCAAGCTGCAGTGGAACCCCAGCCCGGATCCCAGCATCACTAATTACATTCTCTACTGGAACAACGGGAATGATTCGCTGTTGCTGCCCGCAGGCAACAGCAAAACTTCCGACACCGTGAGCGCCATCGTTTCCGGGCTCCTGGAATACGTCCAGAACTTTACGCTCTACACCGCGGATGCGAAGGGCAACCGCTCGATCGGGCAGTCTGTTTCTGGCGTGAGGATGTACGGGCCGTTGTATAATTCGTCGCTGACAAACCGGCTGCTGAAGTCTGAAAAGCCGTATGAATCCACTGGTCCTGACCAGTACACGCTGTATTTCGAGGCTACGGACACCACGCTTGGCACCGGCACTTCCCTCACGTACCTGGACGCGGGGCAGCAGTTGCAAACCGTGATTGTGGATGCACGGCAGAGCCAGGCTGTTATTGAACACGCGCCTGCCGGCACCAAGGTGGCCGTGAGGTCGTCGTACATCCCGGTAAAGAACGCTATTGATACCTTCAGGGTTACGTACAGTGATACATTGACGTTGAATTGA
- a CDS encoding Smr/MutS family protein: protein MKYTVGDKILLLHSKEEGTVLDIINDKMVMVEVGGTKFPVYLDQIDFPYFHRFTQKQAPLPPKRTPGEEIKREKPQPKVNKPERGVFLTMLPVWSHDGWDDVVDTLKFHLLNETNRAYTYRFEIWLNNTLFLELKQEIPAQQHIYLADLNFDQLNDKARFEFKFTPKEADLSLAPQLDKTWKIKAKQLFQQLEKVREEGKATIEYELFLKYPQRQETDSFGFTPQEKKKLNTLTDVRQLKSPERLDARYEIDLHIERLADNWKSLSNLEMLAIQLNEFQHYIDLAITQRLHSMIVIHGVGSGKLRDEIHDILKTIPEVKFFVNQYHPFYGYGATEIFFK, encoded by the coding sequence ATGAAATATACAGTAGGCGATAAGATACTTTTGCTCCATTCCAAGGAAGAAGGCACTGTACTGGATATCATCAACGATAAAATGGTGATGGTGGAAGTCGGCGGTACCAAATTCCCCGTGTACCTCGACCAGATCGATTTTCCCTATTTCCACCGCTTTACCCAGAAGCAGGCCCCTTTGCCGCCGAAGCGTACACCCGGCGAGGAAATTAAACGGGAAAAGCCCCAGCCGAAGGTCAACAAGCCGGAAAGAGGCGTTTTCCTCACCATGCTGCCCGTCTGGAGCCATGATGGCTGGGACGATGTGGTGGATACCCTCAAATTCCATCTGCTCAACGAAACCAACCGCGCATACACCTATCGCTTCGAGATATGGCTGAACAACACGCTGTTCCTGGAACTGAAGCAGGAAATCCCCGCGCAGCAGCATATCTACCTGGCCGACCTCAACTTCGACCAGCTCAACGATAAAGCCCGTTTCGAGTTCAAATTCACACCCAAAGAAGCAGACCTCAGCCTGGCCCCCCAGCTCGATAAAACCTGGAAAATTAAGGCGAAACAACTGTTCCAGCAGCTGGAAAAGGTAAGGGAAGAAGGAAAGGCGACGATTGAATACGAGCTCTTCCTCAAATACCCCCAGCGCCAGGAAACCGATTCTTTCGGCTTCACCCCGCAGGAAAAGAAGAAACTCAACACCCTGACCGACGTCCGCCAGCTCAAATCCCCCGAGCGCCTGGACGCCCGTTACGAAATCGACCTCCACATCGAACGCCTGGCCGACAACTGGAAAAGCCTCTCCAACCTGGAAATGCTCGCCATCCAGCTGAACGAATTCCAGCATTACATCGATCTGGCCATCACCCAGCGGCTGCACAGCATGATCGTGATCCACGGCGTAGGCTCTGGCAAACTCCGCGACGAGATCCACGATATCCTCAAAACCATTCCCGAAGTGAAATTCTTCGTGAACCAATACCATCCTTTCTACGGATACGGGGCAACTGAGATATTTTTTAAGTAA
- a CDS encoding DoxX family protein: protein MNLLQRIERWGDNHHPKWVDGLRILLGLFLMWKGIQFVDNIDLLKARIAEQPFLTALSFWLAHYIVFAHTVGGLFIALGLLTRVGVIANLPVLIGAVFFINSSTNLFSVYPELSLSVLVLLGLLLFLVEGSGKVSVDEYMRTHPEKSAA, encoded by the coding sequence ATGAACCTCCTGCAGCGTATCGAACGGTGGGGTGACAATCATCATCCCAAATGGGTAGACGGATTGCGGATACTGTTAGGTTTGTTTCTCATGTGGAAGGGCATCCAGTTTGTCGACAACATCGACCTGCTGAAGGCCCGGATCGCGGAGCAGCCTTTCCTGACCGCGTTATCGTTCTGGCTGGCTCACTACATCGTTTTTGCCCATACCGTAGGCGGATTGTTCATTGCACTGGGGCTGCTGACCCGCGTGGGCGTCATCGCCAACCTCCCGGTACTCATCGGCGCGGTATTTTTCATCAATTCTTCCACAAATCTTTTCAGCGTTTATCCCGAGCTGAGCCTGTCCGTGCTCGTGCTGCTGGGGCTTTTGCTGTTTCTCGTTGAGGGCAGCGGGAAGGTTTCCGTGGATGAATACATGAGGACCCACCCGGAGAAAAGCGCCGCCTGA
- a CDS encoding amino acid permease: MSNSLFRKKSLTSILNEAKVGDGDVHGSGSLKKVLTVRDLTLMGVAAVIGAGIFSTIGQAAYNGGPAVIFLFILTAVTCGFTALCYAEFASRVPVAGSAYTYSYVTFGEMAAWIIGWALILEYSIGNIVVAISWSSYFNNVLEGIGIHLPAWLATDYNTAKAAFAATPAKEEAWNTAPMLGSWRVILNIPAFLIVILVTILAYVGIHESKRSANLMVGLKIVVLLAVIAIGVFHINTENWQPFMPEGFNGVLMGVSAVFFAYIGFDAISTTAEESANPQRDMPRAMIYSLIICTIIYVIVTLVITGMVHYKEFQHVSDPLAYVFDKLNMRTIGYVISISAVIAATSVILVFQIGQPRIWMSMSRDGLLPKKFAKVHPKYHTPGFSTIITGVIVAIPSLFVESGIVTDLTSIGTLFAFVLVCGGVLLLPKVPKGEKKFNLPYINGLFVIPVVFGLFSWFFWDRVSESFAGIAAMDHDRVLFVIFYILATLITVLTIWKKLSLIPVMGMLCCLYLMIEIPVRSWVVFFGWMAVGLAIYFMYGFWKSKLAAKRV, from the coding sequence GAAAGTACTGACCGTCCGCGACCTCACGCTCATGGGCGTGGCGGCGGTGATCGGGGCGGGGATCTTCTCCACTATCGGTCAGGCGGCATACAACGGGGGGCCTGCGGTGATTTTCCTGTTTATCCTGACCGCCGTGACCTGTGGCTTTACTGCGCTTTGCTACGCGGAATTCGCTTCGAGGGTGCCTGTGGCCGGTAGCGCCTATACCTACTCCTACGTTACCTTCGGCGAAATGGCTGCCTGGATCATCGGCTGGGCGCTGATTCTCGAATATTCCATCGGCAACATCGTGGTGGCGATTTCCTGGAGCAGTTATTTCAACAACGTGCTCGAAGGCATTGGCATCCACCTGCCCGCCTGGCTCGCCACCGATTACAATACCGCCAAAGCTGCGTTCGCAGCCACGCCCGCCAAAGAGGAAGCCTGGAACACTGCCCCCATGCTCGGCAGCTGGCGCGTCATCCTCAACATTCCCGCATTCCTCATCGTCATCCTGGTGACCATCCTGGCGTACGTAGGCATCCACGAAAGCAAGCGCAGCGCTAACCTCATGGTAGGCCTCAAAATCGTGGTGCTCCTGGCCGTGATCGCCATCGGGGTCTTCCATATCAATACCGAAAACTGGCAACCGTTCATGCCCGAAGGGTTTAACGGCGTGCTGATGGGCGTTTCGGCCGTGTTTTTCGCCTATATCGGCTTCGATGCGATTTCCACCACAGCGGAGGAAAGCGCCAATCCCCAGCGCGACATGCCCCGTGCCATGATTTATTCCCTCATCATCTGCACGATCATTTACGTGATTGTGACGCTGGTGATCACGGGCATGGTGCATTACAAGGAATTCCAGCATGTAAGCGATCCCCTGGCGTATGTATTCGACAAGCTGAACATGCGCACCATCGGGTACGTGATCTCCATCAGCGCCGTGATCGCCGCCACCAGCGTGATCCTCGTATTCCAGATCGGGCAGCCCCGCATCTGGATGAGCATGAGCCGCGACGGGCTGCTGCCGAAAAAATTCGCGAAAGTACATCCCAAATACCACACGCCGGGTTTCTCCACCATCATCACCGGCGTGATCGTTGCGATCCCCTCGCTGTTCGTGGAAAGCGGCATTGTGACGGACCTCACCAGCATCGGCACCCTGTTCGCTTTCGTACTCGTTTGCGGCGGCGTGCTCCTGCTCCCGAAAGTGCCGAAAGGAGAGAAGAAGTTCAATCTACCCTACATCAACGGCCTGTTTGTGATTCCCGTCGTGTTCGGCCTGTTCTCCTGGTTCTTCTGGGACCGCGTCTCGGAATCCTTCGCCGGCATCGCCGCGATGGACCACGACCGCGTGCTTTTCGTGATTTTTTACATCCTGGCCACCCTCATCACCGTGCTCACCATCTGGAAAAAGCTGTCGCTCATTCCCGTGATGGGCATGCTTTGCTGCCTGTACCTCATGATCGAGATCCCGGTACGCAGCTGGGTGGTATTCTTTGGCTGGATGGCCGTGGGGCTGGCGATTTATTTCATGTATGGTTTCTGGAAAAGCAAACTAGCAGCAAAAAGAGTGTAA